One Leptodactylus fuscus isolate aLepFus1 chromosome 11, aLepFus1.hap2, whole genome shotgun sequence genomic window, GGAATTGAATCCAGTATCAGTGGTCCATGGAGTCTGGTCTAGTTGGAGTGGTTTTACTTCCTGTTCCCGGAGTTGTGGAGGAGGAGTAATAGTCAGGAAACGTCAATGCAATAACCCAAGGTAAGacactagttaaaggggttgttaatcCAAAGTAACTTTAGCTATGTCATATAGATATATGAGAAGTTGATCCTCAGTAACTAATACGATGCTACTCTTTAGCATTCCCAATGTTGCTAGTCATAGATTTCCATCACTGTGTAAATGAACAATGAAAAGGTGTATTAATGGAAGTTTCCTACAAGACAATACACCCACCAAAAATGATGTTCTGCTTTGTCTTAAAATTGTGTTATTAGATCACATGTGGAGTCTGTGTCCAAAAGGGGTTAGGTACTCTACAATAAGCTGCAGCCCTAAGGTCATAGACTTTCAAATACCACCAATGTGATCTTCTGTGATCTATGACATGTCTTCTGAACATTACTAGGTGGCTTACTCTTTAAAGATTACCAGGGTCCCTTGTTTTGGATTCCCACCAATGTCATCTTGTTTCACAAACGACTGTGGACAGGTTTGCTCTCAAAACTGAAGTTTTGTTCCATGGTTACTATACTGATGGTCTATTCTTAGATTGGTGGGGTAACCTTGGTGATCCAGTCACTCAATGGGGACCGCTCCATACAGTTGAGTGCTAAGAGTcagaccccactaatctgatattgatgacctagcctacaGGTAGGCCATGCATACTATAATTCTGAAAATTCCCTTTAAGAACCGTAACTATGAAATTTTGGGTAGAGTTAAATTGTTCAATATAATTCCTATTCTGCGCTGTAATTTGGACTTGTCCTTTCCGCAGACCTGCATTTGGAGGACGTAACTGCGACGGACCGAGTATCCAGGCTGAGATGTGTAATATAGAGGTAGGGTACAGGATTTTCCCTGAATTTACTATatagaattaaaataaaaaatatgatgTATCAAAGCGGCCTCCAGCCTGTGACCCTCCATTGTGCTGGAAGTTGTGGTCTCACAACAGCTGGAAACCTCAGGTTGGAGATCACTGCCATACCACTGACTGTATGGATTGTTTCAGGCCTGTGACACGACACAACTAAAGTTCATGACAGAGCAATGTTCAGCCACTGATGATAAGCCGCTCTTCCTCTCCCAAGGTCAGGCCTCTTACTACCACTGGACGTCGGTGGCTGGGTTTGCACACGGTAAGGGAGAGGTTTTGTTTGATCCTTACTAAAATACATAATTAATTGTAACGTCCTAAACATATTAAGCAGCATCTGCCTTCATATCACAAGACTGATGACGTCATCATGTGCAATGTCACATACATAAATGACACATATATAGTAATGGTGGAGTAAATatggattttaaaaaaagtatttttcaGATGAATAGAAAGCTCCAAAAATATTTTTAGGCCTGCTCTGAATAAAACCCTACTGGTACAGCTTCATTACCGTCTAGTCACACATGAAAGATTTGCAGCAGAAATTTCCTCAACTGAAAATtggttccattcatctgaattaGGTTATTTTAGCCCCATTTAAATGAATCAAGCAGTCGAAAAAATGTCTCCAACAACTTtgccatgtgtgaatatacccttacttTACAACTGAGAAATCCCATTGTTATATATAGCAGTGTGACGCCCCACTTTTGTACACAGCTACGTAGATCCAACATGTCTACTGttgctctaatatatatatatatatatataaatatatatatatatatatatatatatatatatatatatatatatattctgtatatagtgCACATCTCTATAAACACATTGATGCACAGCTTCACATCATCTCTAGTACACACTTCATATCATAGTTCCACATCTCAACTGATCTATATGTATGGGCTGGACCCAAACAGCTTGACTCAGTTTCCAGCAAAAGTTGACCATACTTGTATTGTCTGTTCCTCAGGAGATACATTGTGCCAGCACATGTGCCGTGCTCAGGGGCAGAACTTCATGGTGAAACGAGGAGACTCATTTATAGATGGTACGCGGTGTGAGCCAGGTGTTGAAACAAATTCTGCTTTCCATCTGTGTGTAGCTGGAAGATGTAAGGTAGGAACCAAAGAATTAAAACCCATATTTTGGGACATAGATTGTTAGACGTGTATAGACCATACAATATGAGGCACATTTTAGCTAAATGAGTGCAAAACACTGGGTCAAAGGTGCAGCAATTTTTATGACCCTGTGACATGATAGACTCAGGACTAGGGTAGTCTTAGGATAACCTATGCATGCAAGCTGTACCAAATTATATTTGTGGCCAGAACAACATTTAGAAGAGTAGACAGAGTACAGGTTGTAGTCAATGGATCATGGGAAATATGTAAATTGTAACAGAAAACGTCTTCTCTAGTGTTACCTTTAAAAAAGTATAGGTTAATGCCTGGAGTAGGTAGGAAGTGATCCTTATGAAATTACCCTGTATGTAATGCAGGTGTCTTGATCAGGTTTTTGGCTGTGATGGAGTCATGGACTCTGGGATGGAGATGGACCAGTGCGGAGTGTGCGGTGGAGACAACACCACCTGCAGTAGAGTCAATGGGACCTTCACTGAAGGCACAGCTGGTGGTGAGTGACAAGAAATGCACAGAATGACATCACATCTTGTATCGTGTAGATTGTGGTATTGACAGTAGGTACAAGGCACTAGTAGGGGAAACTTTATATTACAATGCTTATGTGATATGATTTGTATAGGGTCTACTCTACACCCAGGGTGTACATCCAGAAGAAAGGACCATCACCTTCTAGCTGCTCATTCACATTGCCAACTCCATTCTCTATAGGAGGCATCATTCTAAGAAAATGCCTTTGCATTTTGATACCATCAATACGTAAATGATCTGGCAATCCCTCCttcacaatttttggactacctTTAAAGGTACATAAACCATTGATTGAGTTTTGGAGCTGCTATAAATTTGGCATATTTTGTTGTGTTGCAGTATACATCACCTTTCTAACACTTCCTGTGGGATCCATGACAATACAAGTGAAAAACCGAAAGCCTCTTTTCACACATCTGGGTAAGCAAATCTTTTGACATCAACCCTCTAATCCTCTGATATTGTGTCCGGCACTTACTAAACAGGTCAAGATATTTTTGTACTTTTGTGGTCATAATCCAAATCTCTGGTTCAGCCAAACAATACGGTAAGAAGAAGGACATATCCATGTTGTAGTTTAGAACTTTGCACATTGGATGGACATGTTGGATTAAACTCCACCCATTCAGTAGACGATAGTAGTCTTTATCCTGAAGCTTCAGATGGAGTGTTTCCACTAGGGATCGCCCCATTAAGTTTCAACCAGTCCTCAGTGAGGAAGCCATAATATGTCCAAGAACTGATATTGCAGATATTGCAAACcataaatgtagaaaaaaaaactaaaaacttcaaacttttttcaatttttgttcagCTGTTAAAGAAAATTCAGACTACATTGTAGCTGGAAAGAAAAGTATCTCCCTAAACGTCACCTATCCTTCAGTCTTGGAAGATGACCAGATCCAGTACAGTCTCCTCCTTACTCCAGAGAAGCTTCCTCATCAGGAAAAAATCAGTATTGATGGGCCAACCACATCAGAAATAAAGATACAGGTAGGATTTAGCATGGCCTGAATGAAACTGACGCACCATGGAATGAACTATTGGAATTGGATTTTGATGTTATTCATTTTTATAGGTCTACAGAAAATATGGGCCGGAATATGGAGAGATTACAAATCCAGACATTGTATACAGTTATTATGTTCCTAAAGAGGACCATTCTTATGCATGGATGCCTGTGCAGGGACCGTGCTCATCTACTTGTGGTGGAGGTAGCAATTATGGACGCACTGAAATTAAAAACTTCATAATTTTTTTAATCCAAATTTATGTATGGATTATGTATAAACATCCCTTCTCTGCAGGTGTTCGAATGGTGTTCTACGAATGCTTTGACCATACACTCCAAGAAATGGTCGAATCCAAGCTATGTAATAATTCTGAGTCTATCAGATCCACTAAGGAGCCCTGTGGAGATGATCCTTGCCCTCCAAGGTATGTAGTTTAACTTCCTAATATGTCCATTGAGATCTCTGAAGGCTTTATAGACCAAGAAGTaaggtggtcatacacattagatgaatatCGACCAAAACTGAGGACTTTGAAGGGACTGGTCCACCATCTAATGTGTAAAGAGGATTGGATGTGTTGGATTTCAGAGTTGCCTGGTGGCCTTATTCCCCTCTCTCTATTGAGAACACGTGTACACTCCGCTAAGCGGAAATGGCAACTAAGGTAGATGGCAACTTTTTTCAAGCTGACTTTTTTCTTCATTTCTAGGTGGGATGTGAAAGTGACTTCAACATGTTCAGTCTCCTGTGGAGGGGGAATCATGAGGAGGACAGTAGACTGTGTCCAAAAGAAACATGATACAGAGACAATTGTATCCGACCAGTATTGTGTCAGCACACCTAGACCTGAAGCCTTCGCTACCTGTCATCCAGAGGCTTGTCCTGCAAGGTAGTTTCTTATACAGGACTTATTATAAGTGCCAGTTTCCTGATACTGTAGTTCAGTCTTCTACGCGATATTTTAATCTGCAATTATACCATGTTGAAAGAAACCGGAAGTCAGAAAGTGTCTTTACACTTTTAGTTTTTCCAAATACTCTCGTCCTGGAATGGTTGTAGCAAGTGTAGACCAGTAGAAAAACATGGCAAAGATTAGGTGCTTCTTATGTGGTAAAGGAACCAGGCCCGTTGCCTATCTTATTGATTTGGTTACACTTTTCTGCTCAACCATAGACGTTCCTTTTTTAATTCAGTTTATTGAAAAAGTGTATAAAACATAAAGGATAGTACATAAAGAATAATTGCACAACAACACTTCTACAGATCAAACATGGAAACAGTCCATAACCACCATCCAACAATAGCAGAGAAATCAGTATCTGGAGGATAACTATAGAACTAAATACGGTACATTTAATATACACATGCTGTACCTCCATTCTGCTAGCTCTGGCAGTCCCCAACAAATAAATGAAGAGGTGTCCACTGTATGAATAGGTTTTCTCGGTGGGCACTTTGGTTAGGGGAAACTTGTTCTAACTAGAACATCCCTTAAATCCATGAaaagtttttaataaaaaaataaaaaataaaaatagccacaTATGGCAATGGTGGGAAAGAGGTAATTTAGCTCTTCTTTTCTGTTTGTAGGTGGGAAGTGTCGGAGCCAGGTCCTTGCTCAGTGGTTTGTGGATCAGGCCTGGCAAAGCGTAACGTTTCTTGTGTGCAGTCACAGTTTGGCTTGAAAGCCATCATTGATGACTCGAATTGCTTAGGACAGGAGCAACCAAAAACCCTGGTCCAGTGTGTGGTCAGTGTATGTCCTGTCGGATGGGATAAAGTAAGTGTAATGTCCAGCTGAAGCTGAGATGCCATATTATGCCAAGTAGATTTTTGATGTTGGTTCTTTTCTTACCCTAAAGATTGCCCCCTCAGTGAACACAGATACCCATCTCATGAACACCCCATTCAACAGAACAGACATTTATGTTTGGAGCCCAGTCCAGGGAAAATGCTCTGTCACTTGTGGAACAGGTATTTGTTTCTGAATGTTTTGATATTAGTTATGGAAGTCCTTGGTTGTCAATAGATCTTAAAGAGAAGCTTTCACAACCTCAACCAAGTTCTTGGAATCTGTGTGATGCCTCTCCAGcagctggaattttctctctagctcccacccTTCCAGAGCAACAAGTTTAATTAGTTTTGAtgcttgatatgctatttaaacTCAGAACAGATGTCAGAAGAGCAGTGTCAGGCCGAAAGTGTAATgcagagatccaatcagaggcagcaatgtcacagctcagaatcacccctcgcctgctcctgcctgacaccgccctcctgacagtacaaatcATATACAAATCAGACACCAAAATGAACAGCATCGATTGCTCgaaaacagtgggggctagagaagtgGGCCCCACTGTGTAGGGAAAACAGTgggcaaaggggggggggggtagtgaagAGCCAGAGGGGTTTtgcccgcacgggttttgacaccgagagagacgcggcgagccgcgtctctctctggtcaaacctgcctgccgcgaccatcgcggtcgcagctttcccctccgctgtcggctcaaatgaatgagggggtggaagccgcgcggctcaacccgtgcggcttccgtctgaagatatggcaggtcgcttcttttctctgctagcagaagcccgccgctagcggaaaaaagaagcctggcggtctacatagaccaccattgtaaggggaggtttttgacgtgaaatccgctgtcaaaaacctcccctgggctcacgtgtgaacgagccgtaaGCATTGTGGTCCCTTCATTGTCTAGATTGGTGGGGTTCCCAGAGATCAGACCACCACCATTCATAAAGATATGGCATATCCTAGCAATACACCTACCGTAATTATATCCTCTCTCTCTCAGGTATTTCAGAGCTCCACTATATTTGCGTTGACTTTCATGCCAAAGAAGAGACTTTGGAGGAAAATTGCAACCAAACTTTGAAGCCGGAGTCACAACACAAGTCGTGTCATCCTCAGAGCTGCCCTCCAGAGTAATGAAATCCTATGTATTTCATAGTTTATTTGCTGCTTCCAACCACACTAGTCATTACATCAGAATAAAGGAAGAGGCCCAGGCAGGTTGTTAATGTACTAGTAGAATGGGTCACATTATTTGGGCACTACATGGTACATTATAACTATAAGGCAATGTTGTCTTAGCACCACAGTATATTAGACTGTAGCAGTATTATTTGTATTAAACCATTGCCCTGAGTACAGTCATTTCAACAGGGGAGAATAGCCAAAAATCTTGTGCATAGGTCTCTCAAATAGCATTGCTATTTGTGTCTGCATCTGGCAACCTGAATACTGGTTCAGGTaagaaaaataattttctttGTGGATCTACATAGGGCTGTGCAGTTGGACTAACGGTTAGGTTTTGGTGGAAGAGAAAAAAGTTTCAgcatcaaaataaaattattatttttaattataatatACCGTAGTTATTAATAATGTACAAATcattagatgcatagtttgttacttatttactttcataggaatccatacctagtttttttttttttcgtgaattagaggatctgactgaccatggccatttataaaggagttgGGGCAGGTTGTGGAAAAACAGATGAGTTGGAGTGAGAGCTTTGGCGTACTGATTCTACAGCCCTGGTTCTAAGTCCTTTGCCAGCTATAACAGCACACAACTCCTCCTCAATGCTGTGCGCACCTGCTAATTCTGCAccccattattattactatttacaTGTATATCATAATTCTAAcagttatcttttttttttttttggcctacaGATGGGAAGTGAAAGAGTTGTCCCCATGTCCTGTGACTTGTGGAAGAGGAATAATTCCGCTCTCTGTGACTTGTGTGAGGAAGCACACTGACATCACCCATCAATTGCCTCATGCCAAATGCAGCCGAATCCCACGTCCCAACTCCACAAAAGAGTGTGCAATGGAGCCCTGTCCTGTCCGGTAGTAATGGTCATATATAAGCTGACTATGACGATTTGATTGCCCTTTTCAGGAGGCCCTATAGCATAGGTTAAAATGGGCCACCCTTATAGTGTTGACTCACACCTTGAGAGTCCTATCTACCTGAGATAGTTAATCATGATTCTTATTTTCCCCCATTACCTTCCCATTATCCTGAGGTTGAACTCCCACATCCTTGCTTGTGGAGATGTTCTTGCCATCTCTTAAAATTTTGGATGAGCCCAAATAATCTGCTATAGTGGCAGAGCTGAGAGGGAAAAGAACATTGTATGACCTGATGATAGAAAAATCACCTCTGCATGAGCTAATATGTTTGACAATGGCAGTGGGTAGCATACTACTTCACTTTCAGTACCTTTTGGCTGAAAAAGTCTGCAGCAGAAATGGCTGAACTTACAAAGGAAAACATGCATATTAACCCATATAGAAGTGAATAGATACAGCCACCTTACCAGGTGGGATGCTTGTTGGGGACCCCATTCTTGAAATAGATACGGATCGAAGAGGTGGGAATATGGGAATACCGTTTCTGGGAAAAACTGTTACTTGAAATCCTCTAATATGTTGTGCTATCTTCTTTCCCAGGTGGCGCTATAAAACAGGATCTTGTAGTGTAAGTTGCGGTGGCGGTATCTTACAGAGAGTTCTATATTGTACCAAAGCATCCGAGGAAGCAGAAACTGAAGAAAAAATAGTGCCAGATAATGACTGTCAGCATCTGCCTCATCCTCAAGAGCAGGAACCCTGCAACCAACAACCATGCCCCCCTAGGTATACATTGTGCAAATAACTTCTCTACATGTTTATAATGCAAAATACAGGGCAATTGTTATCTCCTATAGAACATCTTTTATCAGGATTGGTTCCTACGTCAGATGGGTTGATCCAGTAACTGGGCATGTAAAGTTGTCTCTGCATTTGCTCTGCATCATGTAGCATAGGACCACAATGCTGTATTGTGACATTAGACCTATATATTATCATTGTGACTGTGAAACAGCACGGCACACACTGAGACTGTGGAATGAACTTATGTGCCAGGAACATGCATAttgtatatataattgtatatacaagATGTGCTCATGGCGGTCTGGGCACAGATAGCAAAGGAAAGAGAAATGGAAATGTTGTGTGCAAAGTATGAATGAAAGACGGCAGACAGTGGTGAGGAGTATttgcatgggggagggggggtccaagCTGCGATTTTACACCAGGGTCCAGGAGCCGCTAGTTGTGCTCCTGAATTCATCGCCTCCAATTTAGTCAAACTTTTCCTTTCAAATTCTTGAAGAGCAAAACTGGTCTTACCCCAGATTAGCTAAAATCTGACCCTTTTAAACAAGTATGAGGTGGGTTTCATGATGTTTTGACATAAATTAACTCATCATGGTTAACCAGGAAGACCAAGGTAACCCAAAAACATAAGACGCCTTGAGGTCACCACCTCAAGTTAAAAACAATCACATAAAGGACCAGGAAGAGGAAGACTTTGAATGCCTCTGTGGAGTCCTAGCCAATTTGTAGATATATTGTTGGAATATTTGTGAAGCTGAATGTTGTCTTCTCACTGACTATCAGGTGGCGAGTGGTGGAAACCAGTCCATGTTCTGCAGCTTGTGGTTATGGAATATCCAAGCAGAAGGTGTCATGTATGGAGACAGCGTCCGGAACAGAGAATGAAGTAGATGCAACGTCTTGCCAGTCTCATGAAAGACCTCTCTCTGTTATCCCTTGTTTTATCGCTAGTTGCTTCTACACATGGAATGTGGGGGCCTGGACACAGGTATGAAGTAACAAAGTATCCTGTAATAATAGGAATTGGTTTTGGAAGTGGAGATGACTGAGAGCTCTCAAGCCTAGAAGGGTTAGGGTTCTGTATTTCGGTAAACCCATCAAGAATGGGACTCTGCTTTGCGAAAGGATTAAAATAAGTAAACTCTATGTAATTAATGTATTCTCAACTGTAGTGCTCGGTTACGTGTGGAAATGGCATCCAAAGACGTCAAGAATTTTGCATTAATTCTAAGACCCTTCAGCAAGTGAGCCCCACATTCTGTCTGAATTCCCCCAAACCTATAACCCTGAGAGGATgttcagagaaaccctgccacTTGGATACACAGACTTTCCAACCAGGCATGGCATTGACCCAGGTGACATCTGCTACCCCTAACCAGAGACCTCATTTTAAAGCTGGAGATCTTCTGAAGCCTATGGATGATGAAGGTGGAAATGGTAATTGTAGTTTGAgtattgctttgtacacagactAGATTATCCAGTGTATAGTTGAGTCGTGAGAACCAGTATATGTTTCCACAACATATATTGGGTAATATCATGATAGTCATTCAGAACAGTGTCCTCCATCTGATCATGTATGGTCTCACTCTGTTACAACTAGAAGATGAGGTTCACTCATCATGCAGGAATCGGGCCAAGTATGGTCACCATATTGGAAGATGTGAAAAGTGTTGCAtgaggaaagatttttttttttgtaaatctcaatGAGAGGAATCTACTTTAGTCATTGAAGAACCATACGATCTGTTAATAAGATCAACAAAATCTTCATGCCAGCTTGTACAGGGTTTTAAGAGTTATTTGTGGATGGACCGATGACATTTATCCATGTTTCGGTTCAGAATAACCCACCAGAGGTCCTCACCACTTCAAGACAGTCAAGGAAGTCAGAAGTCAAGAGGTTGCTAGGCAATCTGAAATTTTGCAGAACACACTAGACcaataaaaaaaagatattgCTATAGAAATAGTAATGTATTATTAATTAGCCTATATGTATGTGGTTATTATGGTGGGGCTAGGTTTCTTAGGTTGTTCCTCCTCACTAGTATTGTTGTCTCATGCAGATGTATGTGGGCATCTCTTCATGAATGCATCCGGAGTAATAAATACAACTGGCCTGCTTGATAAAGACTGCATATTCTCAATTGGACGTCCACTCGGAGAGGTGGTTGTTGTCAAAGTCCTCTCAAGTTCCCTCAATTGCACAGCCAGTAAGTTTCTTCAATGGAGATTACAAGAATTAATCATTAATACTTTTACATGTATAATGATGTGCAAAATTTTAAGGCAGGTGTGAAAAAACGCTACAAAGGAAGAATGCTTCCGAAATAGAAGTATTAATAGTTCATGTTTGTCAATTACCAAaatgaaataaatgaagaaaaaagagaaatgtaagttccatcaatatttggtgtgaccttctaCTTTTGGAGGAagagccctggaagtgatgatatgacctcCACAGATATATCCCTGATCTAAACATCATACAATCTGTATGGGATGAGATGAAGAGGCAGAAGGAttagagcaagcctacatccttctgtgcttagttctccaagatggcggttgGAACAACCAACCTGCCGAATTCTGCGAAAACTATCTGCAAGTACGAAAAGacgtgatggaaggcaaaggtcacaccaaatattgacggtatttacatttctctttccttcattcacttaattttattattttttaaatttattttttatttgttatatatatgtataaatatatatgttttaGAGAGATAATTTCTTCAAGTATATAATCACATAAGCTATACAGTACTGCTTTTTCTTCTATTGTCCATAGAAGAACTGCTGCTGTTTTATGGCAGAGCCATGTGGAGAAAGTCATGTACCCGACTCTCTTCAGTGACCGTGACTGCAAGATCAAACACCCTAACAGTGAGACAGCGCCAAATTTATCCTGGCAATGGTATAGCCCTTGAGTACTGGAGCAGATCAGCCACAGAAAACTACCACCAAGGTATTAGAGCAGTGACATCTAGCCTTTCTAACATTAGGAAAATCCTGAAAAACATTTTTCCTCTGTGAGAGCTTGGCGGGAGGTGGGGCGGTTAGGGTGGTGCATGAGAATTACATGAAAATCTATTTGGAAATGACTAAGTTATTAATGataaattattttatatataagtTTCTAGATGTTATTTTCCATATCAAGAATATCTTACATGAATTGCAGTAGTCCAGCATTCAAGAACCAAATAAGTGGCATATCTTGAAGCCACCGGGCCCCAATACAGTTTTTTCACAATGTTCTGGGAGTTGAATATTGGTCACCTATTCCTAGGATAGGTGACCAATAtctaattggtgggggtctgacacccaggtccTCAAAGATAAGCTCAAAGTGGCAGAAGTACTCAGGTGAGCACTGCTTTCACTTCATGGGCCAGTGACGTCACATATCTTAGTCAGGAGGTACAGAAacagcttacgctgggttcacacctgcgttcagggtctccgtactatggtttccgtcttctgcatggcagaagacggaaaccatagaccgggtccggccgtgtgcggcggtgagcgttttaggctctccgccgcgaaaccggatttttttatccggacacagagtagtgcatgtccgactctgtgtccggattataaaacccggtttcgcggcggagagcgcgaaacgctcactgccgcgcacggccggacagctttctcacccattcaaatgaatgggtgagaaagtctcctgcaggtttccgtctcctgcatctgttttatgcaggaaacggaaacctgcaataaggaccctacaacgcagatgtgaacgagcccttagtcctattcaagtgaatggggctgaattgcaataccaattacagccactatacagccaTTATACCAattacagccactatacaatgtatcccctatacaaagctctccataatgccgcccctccctacatttcctccctcatctctgtctaccgcccaacccgtgctctccgctcactcaatgacctaacacttacatcctctattatcagaacctcccatgctcgtatacaagacttctcccgagctgcaccacttctctggaatgctctaccccggacaatcagattaactcccaatttctacagtttcaaacgcaaactaaagacgcatcttttcagacaggcctatcacaatgtctaacataaacccttaaccctcctctgtctccgctcccacacttcccacatgatatgatgtcatctaaggataactttatctgtccaagctccatccacatgttacaggatacGACTGTCaactgctcataaagtcttatgtttatgcaatgacagtcacctctattacaaaagtgtctgacctctgcataagcaatgccgcccctgctacctcttgtgtcaccccctctaccttatagattgtaagctcttgcgagcagggccctcagtcccattgtgtgaaatgattttctttgtaatgtatctttctgtctggatttgaaccctacaaattgtacagcgctgcggaatatgttggcgctatataaataaaatttattattattattattattattattattattaatgtatcCACTATACAATTTGTATCCCCTAAGTCatgggataatcgtacacatcagggagtgtgtgcctacataggcagaaCAGAGACTTAAAAGTCAtttctgctctgctagggattctgggtaaaaaatatgcatatctattctccaggatgtaatttggcaattaaatccgcatcatgatattagattttttaactgagtcatgcatgatgttaaggatgctgccctcta contains:
- the ADAMTS13 gene encoding A disintegrin and metalloproteinase with thrombospondin motifs 13 — encoded protein: MVQPLFLFLVVLVPFPGLSVPWRTSEMFLKALHPEDLIWYFGKEHVAASDVDLGNLTCNCKEVPKMFCSVNVCTLHTSQQNYIFTFTEGERFITTELFLNATLHHLHQKSCGSVGTVLHPEGLRSVISYCEGEIRGFLIMDKEQFSIQPIKKSHLLLSHEPEPWNTHIIFRVGNVSKENKELLNVRRVHQLRKRAVFGVKHLELLVVVGHDVYQYHQEDTERYILTNLNIGSELLRDVSLGATLRVHLVKMIILTKSEAGIQITANLMSSLVSVCEWSKTLNPLSDSDPQHADLVLYITRFDLELPDGNKQVRGVTQLGGACSSSWSCVITEDTGFDLGITIAHEIGHSFGINHDGTGNSCSGSGKIMATEGSHNNVHLTWSDCSREQFLQFLSSEGANCIDDLPALESSIPGWKPGLYYGADEQCKIAFGSSALACTFSRNDLDKCSVLSCHVSQQDRTSCNRLLVPLLDGTECGENKWCHKGRCTSLEELNPVSVVHGVWSSWSGFTSCSRSCGGGVIVRKRQCNNPRPAFGGRNCDGPSIQAEMCNIEACDTTQLKFMTEQCSATDDKPLFLSQGQASYYHWTSVAGFAHGDTLCQHMCRAQGQNFMVKRGDSFIDGTRCEPGVETNSAFHLCVAGRCKVFGCDGVMDSGMEMDQCGVCGGDNTTCSRVNGTFTEGTAGVYITFLTLPVGSMTIQVKNRKPLFTHLAVKENSDYIVAGKKSISLNVTYPSVLEDDQIQYSLLLTPEKLPHQEKISIDGPTTSEIKIQVYRKYGPEYGEITNPDIVYSYYVPKEDHSYAWMPVQGPCSSTCGGGVRMVFYECFDHTLQEMVESKLCNNSESIRSTKEPCGDDPCPPRWDVKVTSTCSVSCGGGIMRRTVDCVQKKHDTETIVSDQYCVSTPRPEAFATCHPEACPARWEVSEPGPCSVVCGSGLAKRNVSCVQSQFGLKAIIDDSNCLGQEQPKTLVQCVVSVCPVGWDKIAPSVNTDTHLMNTPFNRTDIYVWSPVQGKCSVTCGTGISELHYICVDFHAKEETLEENCNQTLKPESQHKSCHPQSCPPEWEVKELSPCPVTCGRGIIPLSVTCVRKHTDITHQLPHAKCSRIPRPNSTKECAMEPCPVRWRYKTGSCSVSCGGGILQRVLYCTKASEEAETEEKIVPDNDCQHLPHPQEQEPCNQQPCPPRWRVVETSPCSAACGYGISKQKVSCMETASGTENEVDATSCQSHERPLSVIPCFIASCFYTWNVGAWTQCSVTCGNGIQRRQEFCINSKTLQQVSPTFCLNSPKPITLRGCSEKPCHLDTQTFQPGMALTQVTSATPNQRPHFKAGDLLKPMDDEVLLSHADVCGHLFMNASGVINTTGLLDKDCIFSIGRPLGEVVVVKVLSSSLNCTAKELLLFYGRAMWRKSCTRLSSVTVTARSNTLTVRQRQIYPGNGIALEYWSRSATENYHQDCDLQLFGMQGDIQNPVQLKSGSPACRVFIDVPPRFTIAIHALYMDLNSGHNETHSNYILIRDMKTLKPTAFHGNNLFYWESLGSQVEIEFNGDFSQDRVSFRAQYWARERGRQAKTQAGST